Proteins encoded in a region of the Candidatus Eisenbacteria bacterium genome:
- a CDS encoding PD40 domain-containing protein, protein MSGFPVRRRAFALLFACLIRALPSAAGVDEGPPTRAAPTGLTNARLLHDDRDGGCTGFLWSPDGRWLAIGATGRGVVLLRPGEEDTTYTFPAGWVGPYRMCWSIDGRSLYYSEDLPREASRWRRLYRIMKIVPGSLSQSCFVDSLPWPARPHAVPGGIGFSDTHGEHPLFLYESGTPLEETESLFFVQTCWRDEWGSTLDVYLVRSSGRTPLLQEEGGRHRLLQAVSPACDRAIVMGTPGLLVADLDDGEARVYAEGYTCDFAQWHPEGDWVFFCHTTDDGHRILTSDIYAVSTATGSVRRLTDTPAIEERVAVSPDGRNMVFRATPGAWIAEIVYDSTGTGEGTNVRPGREPRAETHEENDE, encoded by the coding sequence GTGTCGGGTTTTCCAGTTCGGCGGCGAGCCTTCGCGCTTCTCTTTGCATGCCTGATTCGTGCGCTCCCGAGCGCCGCCGGCGTCGACGAAGGTCCGCCGACCCGCGCGGCCCCGACCGGGCTCACGAACGCCCGCCTCCTCCACGACGACCGCGACGGGGGCTGCACGGGTTTCCTCTGGTCTCCGGACGGCCGCTGGCTGGCGATCGGAGCCACGGGCCGCGGAGTCGTTCTCCTCCGCCCCGGCGAGGAGGACACGACCTATACCTTTCCGGCCGGGTGGGTCGGTCCCTATCGGATGTGCTGGTCGATCGACGGCCGGAGCCTCTACTACTCCGAGGATCTTCCCCGAGAGGCTTCCCGTTGGCGTCGCCTCTACCGCATCATGAAGATCGTGCCCGGGTCGTTGAGCCAGAGCTGTTTCGTCGATTCGCTTCCGTGGCCGGCGAGGCCGCACGCCGTTCCCGGAGGGATCGGGTTCTCCGACACGCACGGGGAGCACCCTCTCTTCCTCTACGAATCAGGAACACCCCTCGAAGAGACCGAGTCGCTCTTCTTCGTGCAAACCTGTTGGCGCGACGAGTGGGGATCGACCCTGGATGTGTACCTCGTGCGTTCCTCCGGTCGCACGCCCCTCCTGCAGGAAGAGGGGGGAAGACACCGCCTGCTCCAGGCGGTCTCTCCGGCCTGCGACCGGGCAATCGTGATGGGCACGCCCGGCCTCCTCGTCGCAGATCTGGACGACGGGGAGGCGAGGGTGTACGCGGAGGGTTACACGTGCGATTTCGCGCAGTGGCATCCGGAGGGGGACTGGGTCTTCTTCTGCCACACGACCGACGACGGACACCGGATCCTGACGTCCGACATCTACGCCGTGTCGACGGCGACCGGTTCGGTGCGCCGCCTCACGGACACCCCGGCCATCGAGGAGAGGGTCGCGGTCTCTCCGGACGGACGGAACATGGTCTTCCGGGCGACGCCGGGGGCATGGATCGCGGAGATCGTGTACGACTCGACCGGGACCGGGGAGGGGACGAACGTCCGCCCGGGCCGCGAACCGCGCGCGGAGACACACGAGGAGAACGACGAGTGA